DNA sequence from the Vicia villosa cultivar HV-30 ecotype Madison, WI linkage group LG3, Vvil1.0, whole genome shotgun sequence genome:
CCAACTGATAGGAAATGGCATGAGAAATTAACCTCCTTATTAGCACTAGGATTATAGATAGGAAAAAACTTAGATATAATTCCTTAGATGTAGTTTATACCttttttttcaatgaaaatatgacgaTTGTACTTAAATATCgtttaaaaagtaaaaataggAGAAAACTGCATGTGTAAgaggaaattatacacttgtcatattttcatttaaaaaaaagtataaagCACACCTAGAAAATTGTATCTAAGTTTTCTCCTTATAGATATTACAACGCAGATTATTCATCACTAAGGGCGGGAATAGGTCAGACcaactaacaggggcctacggccttgCCTAGACAGACTCAAGCCAAGTcagaatttttttaaatagaaaggCTAGGATTTTTTTTAAGCCTATTTGACTAAAAAGGTTAGGCCTCAGGCCATCAAAAAGTCTTTTAAACCTATCAGATCagcctatttaaataaacatgaataagtttttattattatatctagtatttaatactttaaattaaattacaaaattaaaacttaattatCTTAAAGAATTTATGAAAATGGAATGAAAACTCCTTCATAACAAATTGTTGTTTtcttaagttttttttaacaaaaagtctcacaaattttattaaattttattttacaaagtCACTAATATAAACATTAATTGAATTGCAAATTGCTAATTTATatatgttcaaatgaaatagacTTTTAAGTAAGTTAACAGACTACTCAGACCTTTGAAAAGGTTAGGCTCAGACAAAAAATTAAACCTATAACAGGCTATAGGCCAGGTTTCAAAATTTTTAGCATGTCAAGCTTAAATTTGGTAAAGCCTAACTCGGCCAACCTATTCCCACCCTATTCATCACATTTATTTTGGTCAGATTAAGGCTATTATTGACCAGAAGCATCAAAAACTTTGGACTTTCAAAATTCAACGAGTGAGTTTGATAAGAATAAGGCTGTTGTCgacaaaaaaaaacttcaattttGTCATATAATACATAATAAatgttttagtaaaaaaaattcttcataatttcaaataattttttcatatttaataaTTCTACACACTCCTTAAACATCTATTTATTGCATCAACATCTTACTCAGTTACTCAAGTACTTCCTTTTATCTAATTTTCTATTCTTGAAAATTGATTCTTCTTTTGAAATTTATGAGAGATTATTCATATACATCAAATCAAAATGACATAATGTGATAGTTTAAAATGGGAAACTGAGTTTCATATTAGCATTTCCAAAAGATTTAGCTTCACATTGATCATACAAAATTCAACTCATGTTCCAACTTTATATGCTCCcgaatgcataaaaccaactatTACAAGCAAATCACTAGTCTAACATCTAAAACAATTTATTGCAAGTGTACACCAACAATGCTCAGACCAATTTATCATCTAACCAGCTTACTTGCCAAGTACATGGAGCATTATAGCATTCTGTGCATGCATTCGGTTCTCAGCTTGAGGGAAGACTATCGAATATGGAGCTTCAACAACTTCGTTAGTCACCTCCACCCCTCTTTCAGCAGGTAAGCAGTGCATAAAAAATGCCTTTGAACCAGCCGCATCCATCAGATTTTGATCCACCTGCATTAGGCATAGCATGCAGTATTTAGTGCCATCAAATTGAAGTAAATGCAGAAAATTACAGAGTCAGATGAAGGGGGAGGAAGTAAAATATATCTTGTTTTCACCCAAAAACACTATCTTTTCTAACTACAATATCATATCAAGTACCTGAAATCCTTTAAACACTTCACGACGATATGCAGCTTCTTCCTTTTGGCCCATGCTGGCCCAGACATCTGAATACACAACATCAGCTCCTTTAACAGCTTCTATGGGATCATGACTTATCTCAATCTTGCTGATTCCAGCCTTCCTTGCCTTCTCAACTGTTTTCGCATCAGGTTCAAAACCTTTTGGACATGCACAAACAAAGTGAAAAGGAACTACAGCTGCCAACAACAACCATGAGTGGACAATATTATTTCCGTCTCCAACGTAGACAACCTGACATGCATATCACAGAATACGATCAGATAACCATTCTCTAACTAGTGCCACAAAGAAATAGAAAGAAGCAAACAATTTAagacaaacaacacaaacacaaaaCTGACCTTGGTTCCTTCAAACCGACCAATGTGCTCTATCATAGTAAGGGCATCAGCCATTATCTGAACGGGATGGTTGTAGTCTGTCAAACCATTGATGACAGGGACAGTTGCATACTTTGCAAGATCAAGTATGTCCtgcaattgattaaaataaaaaaggggaTAAACCAAAAGTAATTTCTTATTGACGCAGAAATTAATTACATCTTCAAAGCAGATATAAATTACACACAACCCCCAATGAGAAAGCAAGTCTCGCAATTTCAAAGTAGCTACTCCCATTTTGACGCTAAACACACCAAAATTGTAAGATACTGCTAAATATCAAAATATTCTAGACAGCCCTCTTGAGGTCCTATATTAGCATGACATTTAATCCAATACCACACACACACAACCTATAATAGTACATGACAAAAATAACAAAAGCCACACACAATTCTTCAATTATTTGTCTGTGTATACTAGTTGCATATTCACTTATTTTCTCTCTCAATTTATGCATGATCTATCGACAGATTCTTATCTACAAGCAATGGCAATAATCCTGACAGGTGTTTAAACATTATGCATGCTTCTTTCGCAATCTAATGCATGCATAGCAGATCCAAAAGGACATAGAAGATTAATGACATCTTAAGACTATTGTCTCAATTAATTTTATCCTCAAAGCCAGCATTAGACTCCTATGTAAAACATGAATTCAATCACATCTAAGTAAAAGCTAAGCAACTCTAAGTGAACACCAATCAATCAGCAGCAAGCAGCAGCATACCTGATGAGAAAAAACCCGAGCCATAATGATATCATTATATCGAGACAAAACTCGAGCAACATCACGAGTCTCCTCCCGCTTCcccatttgaatatcatcaggtCCTAAGTAAATAGCATGACCACCTAACAATGAAAAACCAGTCTCAAAAGAAACCCTTGTTCTCATGGATGGCTTAGCAAATATCATTGACATTGTCTTCCCTTCAAAAGGCCGAAAAGTCCTGTCCCCTGATTTCAACAATGTCTTCACCTCAATAGCTCGGTCCAATATCTTCAAAATAGTTTCCTTGTCAAAATCATCTATGTGAATAAAATCCTTCAACCCAGTTCCAACTTTCGCTGTATCagtaagcaaaaaaaaaaaaacatttttacttaaataaaatattaacaaaaaagaaaatattaaaaaaagtaaagTGTGTGGTAATGTTtattaaaccctaatttgatgaaaATAAATTAGAATCGGAAGAAGGGGATTACCGGTGAGAGGAGATTCGGCGGCGGGAGCGGAAGAGGCACTGCATGATATTGGTCTGAGTGGGaatggtgaagaagaagaagaagaaagagaaattgGAAGGGAATGGCGGAGATTGTGAGATGAGGGAGAAAGGTAGGGTTTTGATGATCCAACGGCGGTGAAACAGTAACACTGGGCAGTGATGACACCCATTTTCTCTTTACTTGTTAGCTTCCTCAGTTACACTCCAAACAGAAGAGAATAATGTTTTGTCTCTCTCAAGTTTCAATTTATACCAAGCACTTAGCACACCATCATACAAAAAAgtaattgttatttttttaaagaaaaataagatatatATACTTTTCAGGCCTCTTTGTAGTACTTTtctgttttatattttatttttaaaaaaaagaagaagctaTATAAATAGGTATTGctgctttattttaattttttttttaattttaacaattttaaaattttaaatcagtttttattttatgttatgaattttttttaaaataaatcaactttatacataaatattaaaataaatatttatagtaaaCATAtcttaattcaaatttaaatatgtttttgggtCATATTAAGCTCTAAGACAAAAGATAAAAGGCACGTTATAAAGTGGAAGCGATAGAAACGCGCAGAATATGTATACCTTCTTTTTGGAAGCATACAATTTCATTCAAGGGAGCTTTATTGGCCACTCATATTAATATGACGGTTGACCGTAATCTACGCATCACTCCACGCTTTTAGTTGTCAACCATTTCTCCTATTTAAGAAGGAAAGTGCAATATTTTTCAAGTATTCAAAACCATTCTCACTCACACATCACTTTTTCACTCTTTTACTGACTTGAGCAttggagtgttaaccttgcaAATCAACCCCATATCCATCACAGTGGAAGCTCAAGACCATTGCAATAAGCTCTAACACCTCATTTATCGATCAATTATTGTTCTCTTACGAAATATTAACGCCTTCTATGAGAATCAAAATCTAACTCATGCTCATAGAGTCATAATGTTGAATAATGCTACTACCTAGTTTTAGTTATTCGAACAAGAATCACTCCCCGACTTTTAGTTATTGTGGACTAACCTCGGAGTGCATAGAGTCACTATGTTGAATAATGTCTACTACCTAGTTTAATAGCACAATTCACAACTCTGTTGGGTTATCGTGATGAACATCCACATTGAGTCAAGAGCAACATTCAAGTGAAATAAACACCATATATtcatccaaaaccttaaggtgatagtgTGTGAGTCCTTtcacttataaagtgctcaaCCTCTACTTTTTTAAGCAATATGGGACTAATAACTCACACTTTTGCACAATAATCTCTCCCTCAAATTTGAGTCCATCCACTATGCTCCCCTCAAGCATTAGCTCTTTCATCCACATACATTTGTACCGCTGTTGGGGCACGTCAACGGGACACGTCGCCTGACCACAACCATGTTTAGAAGACTTTAGAAACAAGGAGTCAGACCCTTAATCAAATCATCGTCTCTGATACCATTGTTGAGCCACAATGAGGAGCATCCACATTAGGTCAAGAGCAACACACAAGTGAAAGAGACATTACATATTCACCTAAAACCTTTGTGTTCGTTGTAGTAGACATATTCTCCAAGATGACTCACTTTGTTGCTTATAAGAAGACTGTTGATGCATCCAACATAGTCAGGCTATTTTTCAGTGAGTTTGTGCGTTTTCACGGGGTTCctaagttaattaatttagacAAGGACGTCAAATTTCTTATTCATTTCTCGATTACTCATTGTAGATTGATTGGAACTGCGCTGAACAGAAGTTCTACAACTCATCCTCAAATAGATGGACAAAGTGAGGTAACCAAGAGAACTTTAGGAAATATGATTCGGAGTGTTTATGATGACAAGTCGAAGCAGTGGAATTTAGTTTTACCCCAGGCTAAAATGGCTTACAACTGCAATGTGCATTCATCTATAGGGAAATCACCATTCTAGTTGGTCTATACTTCTGTTTCTAAGCATGTGGTTGTTTTGGTTAAGTTGCCTAAGGTGCCTGGATTTAGTGTGGCTGCTAAGAACATGGTCGAGGAAATAGTGGTTGTTAAAGAAGCTATCAAGGCTAAGTTATAGGCTACATGGCGAATGTGATGGTGTTTATATGCAAAGAGAGGTTCCCAATTGGTAATTACAACAAGCTGCATCATGCAAATATGGCATGTTCAAAATGACCCGAAAGATCAATGATAATGCTTACAGGGTATCTTTTCCTAATGCCATGAATAGATTGTATACCTTTAATGTTGCTAACATTCATGAGTATCAAGTAGATGCGGTCATTTATCAAGAGAACTCAAAGTCGAGTTCTTCAAAGGTGGATGAGACTAACGTATGGAGGTTGGATGCGTGTATCGAAGAAGAAATCGTGCATCAAAAAGCATTTTAGTATTTAAGAAATTTTACTATTTTCCACAATTTcaacaatttctattttatttgttatatttgTATGATTCTGATTTTGATTAATGATCCATTAGGATTTCtttgttttctgtatttaaagaccttttACGTGACCATAAGGATTATAATTCATTATAATAAATTCAAAGTTTTCTTTTTTCTGGTGCATTCCAACCTTGTCTGACAGGTTTTGCGCTTGCAACCACGTGTTTTTATTCTAGGTTTAGTGCTTACTAATCCCTAGTGCTTACGAACCAGGCTTTGATACCACTCTGATGGAAAATTAATAGCCAATAACATACCAATAAACAGTGGATATAAAATTCTCCAAACTTATAAGAACCACACAATTGACCtccctcttgtgtgtgaagtctcaagtcta
Encoded proteins:
- the LOC131654835 gene encoding ornithine carbamoyltransferase, chloroplastic, whose protein sequence is MGVITAQCYCFTAVGSSKPYLSPSSHNLRHSLPISLSSSSSSPFPLRPISCSASSAPAAESPLTAKVGTGLKDFIHIDDFDKETILKILDRAIEVKTLLKSGDRTFRPFEGKTMSMIFAKPSMRTRVSFETGFSLLGGHAIYLGPDDIQMGKREETRDVARVLSRYNDIIMARVFSHQDILDLAKYATVPVINGLTDYNHPVQIMADALTMIEHIGRFEGTKVVYVGDGNNIVHSWLLLAAVVPFHFVCACPKGFEPDAKTVEKARKAGISKIEISHDPIEAVKGADVVYSDVWASMGQKEEAAYRREVFKGFQVDQNLMDAAGSKAFFMHCLPAERGVEVTNEVVEAPYSIVFPQAENRMHAQNAIMLHVLGK